Within the Herpetosiphonaceae bacterium genome, the region ACTATCGCGGCAGCCTTCACGATCATTGGCACCATCCAGAGCCGCCGCGCCAGCACCCACCTTGTAGACTATACGCTTCAACACTACACGGAGAGTGATCACTTCGCTGCGTCTCTCAACACCGCGCTAGGCGAGAGCGATGCGTTTATGGAAGAGCGGGAAGGCGATGATTTGGAGGAGGCTCAGGCGGCGATGCAGGTTGCAGCGACACACCTTGCTGCCCTGGATCGGCTTACGGATGCTTCCAGCCGCAACGCCGATGAGCAGGACTATCGCCGCCTTCAGCAGCGCCGCGTGACCCTTATGGAACGAGCGCAGCAGCAGCTTGCTGCGCTGGCGGCGCTCCCGCCAAATCCCGATGTCGCGGCTCCCGACGACATCGAGGAGGCCCTGGACACCCTGATGACCGAAGCCGACGCGCTGCAAACGGCAACAGACGCGGTCCTTGCGCGCGACATCACCGCGACAAAGTCGCTCATCGATGGACGAAGCCAGTGGAATCTGATTACAACGTCGGTGCTCTATGCGCTGTTGATCCTGCTCAGTATCATCGCGCTGATGCTCCTGCGCCGCGTGATCGTCCGCCCGATCAACGAGCTCGCACGGGTGGCACAGCGGATAGCCGAGGGTAGGGATGATTGCAGCGTGGACATCACGAGTCGCGATGAGATTGGCAAGCTCCAGCAGGTCTTCAATCAGATGGCCGCGACGGTACGGCAACAGACGGACGCTCTCCAGCATCAGGTGGCTGTCGCGGAGGCGGCACGGCTGGAGGTCGAGCGCGCCCACATGGAAAGCACCGCACACATCACGCGCATCGAAGAGCAGCAGACCATTATCCGCAACTTAAGCGTCCCGATCTTGCCGCTGAGCCGCGACATGCTCGTGATGCCGCTTGTCGGCGAGATGAACGAGGAGCGCGTGTCGCTCATGCAATCGCAGGCGCTCGGAACGCTGGAACAAACAGGCGCGCGCCTGCTCCTGCTCGACATTACCGGCGTGCCCAGGATCGACAATATGGTCGCAGCGGGATTGGTTCGGATTGCCCAGGCCGCGCGCTTGCTGGGCACGGAGGTCATCTTAGTGGGGATCACGCCACACGTTGCGCAGACGCTGGCTAATCTTGACCTGTCGCTCGCCGGTATTCGCACGCTCAGCACATTGGAGAGCGGGATCGCACATGTCCTCAACAACACCGTACCCCCTGGAACACCGCGCGCCATGACACGCCTGCCGGGGCAGCCCGGTTGAGCCGGACGACCGGCGCCATCGGCGCATGCCGCTTCTGAGGACTCGTTGAGATCGCAGGCGCGATGACGAACCTATCGCAGTGCTCGGCCCTGATGTGGTACACTTTCGCATGACGTTCTCGCACGAGCACCGCGATGTTACTTGATGAATTACTGACGTACCTCTTCGATGGGCAGGCGCATCTCCTTGCAGCGCCGATGGCAACATGGCTATCTTCGTCACGTCGCTTTACCGCATTCGTCACTACCTTCCGCGCCAAAATCCGCAAGAAGCTGCGCGCCACGCAGGAGATCGAAAGCCTGCTCGATCTGCGGCTTGAGCTGGAAACGGCCTACCTGCTCCTTCAGGAGCGCTCCCTGAGCCTCGTGTACGAGCCGCCGCCGAGCGGACAGTTGCGCGGCCCGGATTTCGCCGTTACTTTTACCACCAGCACCCTTTTTATGGTCGAAGTCACCCGGCTACGCATGGTCCACGAGAGCACGCACGGTCCCTCCCAGGCACAGGAGCCAGCATTAACCTCGCAGCGCGCGCCGCTGGAGGATCGACTCGCCGATATGGTCTGCGGCAAATTAGGCCAATTGCTGCCGCAGCACACGAATATTCTCCTGATCAGCGTTGAGGCTCCGGGCCTTACCCAAGACGCCCTGCGCGCCGCAATGCGCTCCCTGCAACAGCGCGCGGAGCGCAACGATGCTATGGTTGTGCAACGGCATCGGTTTCGTGATCGCGCCGACTTCTTCCACCACTATCAGCGATTGAGCGAGCTGCTCGTGCGTGGGCCACACCTGCATCAGGGCGAGACTGTGATCGGTTGGGTCAATCCGCAGGCCAGGTATCCGCTACCCAGCAAGGTGCGCACGGCGCTCTACCGCAGCCACAGCGGGTAGTGCGTAGCGTGGAGCCAGGCGTTGGACGGATCGATGTGCCGCTTCATCCGCATCCGACGAGCTTCTCGCTCCGCACGCCGCGCACGCGCGCATCGGCTCAGTCGATCGTCGTATTGACAATCGCGCCGGGCTCTGCTATGGTTGCTGTACGATTATCGTTCTACCACAAGGAGGCGACATGATGACTGCCACTGTTGACAACCTGGTGTCGCCCATTCTCTCGCTAAACCGCAGGTAGCTTTCCCAAAGACCCTCCCCTTGCTGTTGAGCCGTGGGCGGCCCATGCTGGCGCTCATCGCTTCGTGCTGCCATAGAAGCCGTGAGCGTTCGCGCCCGCGGCGTTTTTGTGCCTGCCGCAGGCGCCTCGTGTTGGCAAACATCTCCTTATGCTGCGGAGGCATATCACTGTGAGCACCAACGACGAGACGTATCTCGATGATCTTGAGTTCTACGAAGAGCAGCTCAGCCGGTCACAGCGCGATCGGAAGGTCGCCAAGCGTAAGCAGAGCGCCCGCCCAGCGAGCGCTGCCGAGGTCGGCGGTTCGGCTGAGGCCGGGAGCCTCACGATGACCTACGTACCGGCGCGGTTCGAGGCCGAGTGGCTGCGGGCCTCGCTAGCGTCGTTCTACACCGACGAGCTGATCAGCGATGTGCTGGCGAGCGTCAAGGGCGGCAAGGAGGCCAGCGTCTACCGCTGCCAGGCCCAGCCGCATACCGGCGAGCTGCTGGCGGCGAAGGTCTACCGACCGCGCCAGTTCCGTAACCTGCGCAACGACAAGCTATACCGCGACGGACGCACGATCCGGACGCCCGACGGTCGTCCGGTCAAATCCACGGATGATCGCCTGATGCGGGCGCTGGGCAAGAAGACGGCGTTTGGCAAGCAGGTGTCGCACACGTCATGGCTGATGCACGAGTTCACGACGCTGGAGCGTCTCCACCAGCTCGGCGCGGCAGTGCCCAGGCCCGTCGCCGCCAACGACAATGCACTGCTGATGAGCTACCACGGCGATGCTTCGACGGCGGCGCCGACGATGAACGGCGTGCGGCTTGCAGCGCGCGAGGCGCAGCGGCTATTCGAGGAGGTGCTGCGCAACATCGAGCTGATGCTGGCGCAGGGGCTAATCCACGGCGACCTGTCGGCCTATAATATCCTGTACTGGGAGGGCAAGCTGACGATTATCGACTTCCCGCAGATCACCTACGCCGCAACCAACCGCAACGCCCGCGAGATCTTCGATCGCGATGTTACGCGGGTCTGCGAGTACTTTATCGCGCAGGGCGTGCGTGCGCAGCCTGAGCAGATCGCGGCGGACCTGTGGGAGCGCTACGTCGAGATCAGCCCCGACGAGAGCTTGAGTGCGGCGCCGATGTAAGGCCGATGCGCCCAGAGAGCGTACAGCGTCACGGTGCGCTGTACGCTGCCATCCGCCACTGGCTGGCAGCGACGCGCGGCGACGGTGAGGGGCGGCGCGCCCCACGACGCTACCGAAAGCACGCGCCTGGCAGTTCCCTCAGTCTGCCGTGCCATCCCGTCTGTGCCCTGCTATGCCTCGGATGGCGTATCATGACCCGGCGCATCGCCGGTAACGGTCAGATTCACCTCTTCCCCACGCGGTATCGGCGTGCCTGGCGGTGGCGTTTGCGCAACGACCGTGCCCGGCTGTGTTCCGGTATGCGGCGCGACGGTGGACACGTTCCCGACCGCCTGATCATGCGTGTGCAGCGTTGCTGCCGCCGTTGCGGGCGCCTGGCCCTGCACATCAGGTGTCGGCTGCTCGACCTTAAAGAGCTTCTGCACCTGCGCATCCAGCCAGATAAACACATCCTTTGCGCCGTAGCCTGCAAGCGCGCCAGCCGCGAAATTGGCGAGGGCCTGCGTGCTCCCGCTGCTGGTTTCTCCATTGCCCGCAAATACCGCCGTGCTGCTGTGGATCAGCGCATACACCAGCAGCGCGAGCGCGGCGCCCATCCAGGGCGCGGTGATGTACTTCCACACGTACCGCCCGGCAAAGGCATGGTGGTGAATCAGAAAGCTGCGGATGCCATTAACCAGGGAGCCGAGCGCACCGCCAATCACGGTGTAGGCAATCAGACGAAACGAGGGCGTGTCCATGCGCGCCCGATCGTAGCCCAGCCACGCGGGGAGCGAGTATGCCCCAATCCAGGTGTCAAACAACTGCCAGGCGACGACGACAAGCATCGCCAGCAAGTACACGACCGTGCAGATGGCAAGGGCCGTATCGCTGGTGATCTGGACGCTGTCCCGCACGCGCGTGAAGGAACGTCCAACTACCTGGCTCCTCGCGGAACGGAGCGCCTGTTCCATAGGGATCTCCTTTGCTAGTCCTGTGTCGAACCACTACGCCTAGAAAAGGATCACCGGCAGCGAGAATCTTGCACCAGAGGTATCACACGTGTTTTGCGCTATTTTGCGCTATTTTGCACTATGGAGCCAGGGACGCCGGTTGGCACGGACATCCGAAGCATCGGCGTGATACGTCGTGCTCATTACCCGCCACCGACCACCGCGCGCCACAGAACGTACGCCGTGCGATGGCATAGGCATTGCTTCTCACTGCATGATGGCGTGGTGACGTTGCCTGTTCCGCCCGCGGTCGCGGCCATCATCGGTGTTCACGCACAGCCTGGGAGGTACGCAACATATGAGTCAGCGCGTCGCACGTAGCACGAGGAACCAGGATCCCGTCTGGTACAAAGACGCCATTATCTATGAGCTCCACGTCCGGGCGTTTGCCGACAGCAACGACGATGGGATCGGTGACTTCTGCGGCTTAACGAGCAAGCTCGACTATCTCCAGGACCTGGGCGTGACGGCGCTCTGGCTGCTGCCGTTCTACCCGTCGCCGTTGCAGGACGACGGCTATGATATTGCGGACTACACCGATGTGCATCCATCGTACGGGACCCTGCGCGACTTCAAAGCCTTCCTGAAGGCGGCCCATGCGCGCGGCTTGAAGGTCATCACCGAGCTGGTGCTGAATCATACCTCAGCGCAGCATCCCTGGTTTCAGCGTGCCCGGCGTGCCAGGCCGGGAAGTCCCTGGCGCGACTTTTACGTCTGGAGTGACACGCCCGAGCGGTATCGCGACGCGCGGATCATCTTTCAGGATTTCGAGGGCTCAAACTGGACGTGGGACCCCGTCGCCAACGCCTACTACTGGCACCGCTTCTATGCGCACCAGCCCGACCTCAACTATGCGAACCCGCGCGTGCGCGCGGCGATCCGCCGGGTCGTCGACTTCTGGCTCCGGCTCGGCGTGGATGGGCTGCGGCTCGACGCGGTTCCCTACCTCTTCGAGCGGGAGGGCACGACGGGCGAGAACCTGCCCGAAACGCACGCGGCGCTCCGTCGGCTGCGGCGGCATATCGACGAGCACTTCCCGGCCCGCATGCTGCTGGCCGAGGCCAACCAGTGGCCGGAAGACGCGGTCGCCTACTTCGGCCAGGGCGACGAGTGCCACATGGCCTTCCACTTCCCGCTGATGCCCCGCCTGTTCATGGCGATCCGCCGCGAGGACCGCTTCCCGATCCTCGATATTCTGGCGCAGACACCGCCGATCCCGGACACCGCGCAGTGGGCGCTGTTCCTGCGCAATCACGACGAGCTGACGCTTGAGATGGTCACGGATACCGAGCGGGTCTATATGTACCGGACCTATGCCCGCGACGAGGCCGCGCGGATCAACCTGGGCATTCGCCGTCGGCTCGCGCCGCTGCTGCACAACAACCGCCGGAAAATCGAGCTGCTGCACGGCCTGCTCTGCTCGCTGCCGGGCACGCCGGTGCTCTACTACGGCGACGAGATCGGCATGGGCGACAACGTCTTTCTGGGCGACCGCAACGGCGTGCGGACGCCGATGCAGTGGAGCGCCGATCGCAATGCGGGCTTCTCCCGCGCCAATCCTCAGCAGCTCTACCTGCCGCTGATTGTGGATCATGAGTACCATCACGAAACGATCCATGTCGAAGCGCAGCAGAGCAACCCATCGTCGCTGCTCTCGTGGATGAAGCGCCTGCTGGCGCTACGCAAGCGCTACCCGGTGTTTGGACGCGGCCAGATCACCTTTCTCCGCCCCGACAACCGCAAGGTGCTGGCGTTTCTGCGCCACGATGAGCAGACGGCGATCCTGGTCGTCGCCAATCTATCGCGCTTCCTCCAGCATGTGGAGCTTGACCTCGCCGCGTTCGCGGACCGCTGCCCCGTCGAGCTCTTTGGCCGCACGACCTTTCCAGCGCTTGGCGAGCAGCCCTATCCACTCACCCTGGCACCGCACGCCTTCTGCTGGTTTGCACTGGAGCCACAGCCTGCCGCCCGGCCCGCCACGGCGGAGGACGAGGAGATTCCGACCATCACCTGGGACGGCGCGTGGGAGGATCTTGTGCGCGGTGATGGCCGGACGGCGCTGGAAGATGTGCTGCCGGCCTACCTCGTGGCGCGCAATTGGTTTTTCGGCAAGCATCGGACTATCCTGGGGACCTCCGTTCAGGAGCGCATTCCGATCCCGGTGGGCGACCGAAAAGCCTATCTCACGATCGTGCGCGTCCAGTATGCGGACGACGAATCGCAGACCTATCTCGTGCCGCTGGCCTGCCTGAGCGGCGGCGAGGCGCGCAGGCTGGTATCCCGCAGCGCGCACGCGGTCGTCGCGCGGCTGCGAGATACCAGCGGCGGCGATCAGGGCGTGCTCTACGACGCGATGTGGGACGAGGCCTTCGCCGCAGCGCTGCTCGACACGGTAGTCCACGGACGGCACTATCAGGGACTCACCGGGACGACCACCGTGACGCCACGGCCCAAGCTCCGGCGACGCCGCCGGGCCACGACGACCGGGCCGTCGATCACGACGCTCCACGCGACGCATAACAACACGGCGATCGTCTATGGCGACGAGCTGATCCTCAAGCTGATCCGCTGCCTGGATGACGGCGTGAACCCGGAGCTGGAGATCGGAGCTTTTCTGACCGAGCATCGCTTTCCTCACAGCCCCGCGATGCTGGGAGCGCTGGCGTATCATCAGAATCAGCATGAGCCGACGACTCTCGCCATCCTTCAGCCGTTCATCCCAAACCACGGCGAGCTGTGGGAAACGATGCAGACGCAATTGCGGGAGTATCTTGGTCGGGCCGCGCACCGCTCGTCGGTGGCGGACGATGGCCCGGTGACGGCTGCGGCGCTCCTTGCGCTCGCCGATCAGCAGCCGCCGACCGATGTGCGCGAGCTGATCGGCCCGTTTCTTGATCGGGTCCGGCTGCTGGGCCAGCGGACCGCCGAGCTGCATCTGGCGCTCGCCAGCGACCCGGAGGATGCCGACTTCGCCCCCCAGCCGTTCACGCCGCTGTATCAACGCGCGCTGTACCAATCCTTCCGGAGCGTGGTCAGCGAGGTCTTCGATGACCTGCGCAGGCGGCAGCCCGATCTCCCCACGAGCCTGCACACGGACATCCGCGCGCTGCTGGACGGCGAGCAGCGCCTGCTCGAGCGTCTCAAAGCCGTCACCGCCCGCAAGATCGATGCGGTTCGCATCCGGTGCCACGGGGATTATCATCTGGGGCAGGTGCTAGACACCGGGGATGATGTCGTGATCTTTGATTTCGAGGGCGAGTCGCGGCGGCCCGTGCTTGAGCGACGGCTGAAGCGGGCGGCGTTCGAGGATCTGGCCGGGATGCTCCGGTCGCTGTATGCGGCAACGACGACGGGCCTTGAGCACAAGCGGGAGCGTGCCCGTGGACAGTCTCAGCAGGCACGCCTCGACGGGCAGGCGCGCTGCTGGGTCCGCTGGGTGAGCGCCGCCTTCCTCCAGGGCTACCTGCACAGCGCAGGAGCGGCACCGTTTGTGCCCCAGGCGCGGGCGGATCAAATCCTGCTCCTGGATGGGCTATTGATCGAGAAGGCGCTGGATGCACTCGCTCGCACCCTGGACGAGCACCCGGAGCGGGTGCCCGGCGCGCTCCAGCAGTTGCGTGCGGTGCTGGGGACGGAGATTGACCAGGCAGCGCTGCGCGACCCGTCGCATGATGCCACGGTCGCGTGAGGACCCTGAACGTGCCATGGATCTGTGAGTGCGGGGCACGGCGCACGGGCCGCTGCCGACCGTCGCCCGCGATGGTTGCTCCACCCCACGCCGACACAGATAGGAATGACGGATGACGATGAGGGCGACACGGCGCGAACAGGCAGCGGCGCTGATCGCGCGGAGCCGGAAGAAGGTGTCGGAGGAGGAGCGCGTCGAGGTCTTAGACCAGCTCATCGATGTGTACGGCACGCTTGGCCCGGATGATACCGATCAGGCGCGCAGCGTGCGCCGGTCGTTTCTGCTCACGCTGGAGGACACGCCCCAGATTATTCAGCAGGAGCGCTTCTCGCGCTTCCTGGCGGAGCGCATCGAGCCGGAGGATTTTGCGGAGTTTCGCTGGCAATCCGCCGATGCCGTGATCGAGTACTGTGATCTGCTCTACAGCTTTCGCTTTCAGAGCGACGCCATGGCCGAGCACGTCCAGTCACTTGAGCGTAATCTGCTGCGCTATGCGCTCCAGCAGTACGAGCAGCAGCAGGCGTACGAGAAGATGTTTCAGCTTCTCAAGCTCGCCCCGACGCTTCCCGCGCTGACGGATGTGGAGCTTCAGCGGCTGCGCAACCGCGCGTACCTCTATGAGATGCGGCGCGTGCGGCGCTGGCGGCGCACGCTCATCGCCTACCTGCTGCTCCAGGTCATCCTGATTGTGGTCGTCTTTCCGCTGCTGTTCGTCTGGGCCGAAAGCGGCGTGATCCAGCAGCAGATCGAGTCCGCTGCCAGCGCGACGCTCCCGGACGAGGCGCAGCGCTCGTTCTCGTACTGGGACGGCCTGTACTGGGCGCTGATCACCGCCGCCTCGATCGGCTACGGCGATGTCACGCCGCTGACGACGCTCGGACGGGTGCTCGCCTCTGCCCTGGGCGTCATGGGCGTGGTGACGATCGGCGTGATTGCGGGGCTGATCTTGAACTGGCTCTCACCACGCCGGATCGATTGATGGCGTCATGAGCCACAGCAGGATGCGCCACGGATCATGGCGAGGCGATGGCAGAGCTTCGTCGGCCTTGCCAGCGCCTCGTACGCCCATCGGCTGCTGGACCCGTTCTTGCAGGCTCGGAGTGCGACGGGAGGAGTTAGGAGGACTTGTCAGGTGGATCCACTCTTAATCGCCGCCTTCTTCTTCTTCATCGTCCTACCCCTCTTCAACCTCGCCATGGACGATTGAAGCGACGCTGAAGGGAGCCTGGACACAGAGGTCGAGGTGGACAAGCTGGGCCTCTGTGCCAGGAGCGCGGCGCGAGCGTTTCGTTGGCCGCCGGGTGGCGCTGCTGCTTGACGCGGCCTGCGCTGGCGGCGCGGTCACTTCAGCGTTACGGCCCTCGTCGCCTCGCCGCCGAGGCTGCTCCGCACCGTGATGTTTTGCGGGTTGGACGCAAGCGAGAAATCTCCTCTGTAGCGCCCGTCGCCTTCATGACGCAGCGCGCCGATCAGGGTATTCGTCGATGTGATATAGACGTTTAATGCCGCGCTCGCATGGGAGCTGGTTGCTTCGACGCGCAGTTGCCGATTGCCGGATGCATATTCGGCAATTTGAATGGCGACGGTGTCGGCGGCTGGCGGCGGTGGTTGCACCGTCAGCGTCGCCGCTTTGCTCACACCCCCGTACGCGGCAGAGATAGCGACCGACGTTGATGCTGTTACCGTTTTAGTTGTCAGTGCAAAGGTCACGCTGGTTGTTCCGGCAGCGACCGTCACGCTTGCCGGAACCGTCGCGACAACGGTGTTGCTCATCGCAAGTGCCACGCTTGCCCCGCCCGACGGCGCAGCGCTGGTCAGCGTGACGGTGCCCTGCGCGGCGGCGCCACCCACGACACTCGTTGGGCTGAGCGTCAAGGTGGAGAGCGCCGCCGCGCCAGGTGGTGGGGGCGGCTCCTGCGCCGTGAACCTTCGTGTCACGGACCATGGCCCGGCCACGCCCGCCGAGTTGACGCCGCGCACGCGCCACCATAACCGCGTGGCGGGGAGCGAGCTCGCCGTAAACGTCGACGCGGTGACGCTCTGGCTGACGATCTGCGGCGCGGTGAATGTGCTCGAATCGTCGATCTGGATCGTGTAGCTGGCGGCCCCGGTCACGTCCGACCAGTCGAACGTGACGGGCTGCGCGACCGTCGCGTCGTGGGGCGGGCTTAGCAGCGTCGGCGCCTGCGGCGTAGGTGGCGGCACGGTGCCCGTCGTATTCCTGAGCATCACCAGGCCGCTGCTCGCGCCGACGAACTGGAGCGCGATGTCCGGCTTGCCGTCACGGTTGAAGTCCGCCGAGGCGAGCACGCCTCCACTCGTGCTCGAATTCGGGTCGGGCACCAGATACAGCACGGGTGGCTTAAAGGTACCGTCGCCGTTGCCGTCCAGGATCTCCATCCAGCCCTGGAGCCCCCATCCCAGGCTGAGCGCAAGGTCCTGAAAGCCGTCGCCGTTGTAGTCGGCGACAGCCTGATAATGGGGAATCCGTGTGCCGGGCTCGGTAATAATCATCGGCTGACGGAACGTGCCGTCACCGTTGCCCATGAGGATAACCGTCCGGCTCCCGTTGAGCGCAAAGGCCACTGCCAGGTCCTGCAATCCATCGCCGTTGAAATCGGCGGTATCGATGTCGGTGCCGTCGACGCCGATGTTGTTCTCCGGGATCGGCGTGATCGTCGGCTGCCGAATAAACGTGCCGTCGCCGACGCCGAGGAGGATGTAGACCTGGGATCTGTCGCCCGCGATCCCCAGATCTTTCCGGCCATCGCGGTTGAAGTCACCGACCACGATTTCGGCCATCCCGGTCCCGACATCGATCTCGCGCGCCGGTCGGAATGTGCCGTCACCTAATCCGAGCAAGACCGAGATCGTCCGGCTGACCACGCAGGGCGCGGTAAAGCAAGCTATTTGATGGGCGATGACGACATCGAGCCGCCCATCGTTGTCGAGGTCGGTGGCGACGACCACGGGCGAGTCAAAGCCAGAGGTGTTGGGCAGATTCACGGGCGGGTTGAACGTCCCGTCACCGTTGCCGGTGAGCAGGGAGAGGCTGATACGCGGATCGTTGATCGTGACGACAAGATCGAGCTTCCCGTCGCCGTTGAAATCGCCGGTCGCGAGGTCCTGCGCCTGAGCTGCCACCGGGTAATCGGCCCGCGCGCGGAGTGTCCCGTCGCCATTCCCCAGCATGACGGCTGCGGACTGTGCCCCCGACCCTGCCAGGTCCAGGTTGCCGTCGCCGTTGAAATCTCCGACGATGTGGGTATTTCCAAGCAGGGGGTAGTCTGTCCTGGCGAATGTCGCAGATTGGGCAAAGACGCCCTCGACGAAAAGCGACATCGCGAAGACAACCAGGAAGGTTAACGCAACCCGACGCGCTGTGCGATGGTGAGAGATGAAAGGCATCGTGGTAATCCTCTTGTCGAACGGGAACGACGTCGCAGCACCAGGCTGCGTTTTGCCAGATGGCCCCGACTGTGATCGGGATTATGAGAGTATACGTAGCCACGGGCCTGGATGCATCCTTCACCGTCTGGTCTTCATCCGTGAAACGCGCGTATCGACAGCTTCCCCCAGGGAGTATCACCAGCAACGTGGGTCCCAAACACAGCCTCGGTCGCGTCATGATCGAGCGCGGCGGCTCTCCCGTGGTGCCCGATCGCCGTGCCGCAACCTGTGCCAGCGTGGGCGCTGCCGCTCGTTCGAGCGCGGCAGCGCCCACGCCGCCGCTCACTCCCGATCCTGCACGATCGGCAGGTACGCGCGCCACGGCCCGACCGCTTCAGCGTAGACCTTCGCCATCGTCTGGACGATCTGCCCCACGTGATTCAGATCATGCACGACCCACGTGGCGAGCAACTGACCGAGCCGCACCTCCCCAAACTCGGGGTGCTGCCCCGTCCGAAGCAGATCCGCATGCGTCAGATTCATGCCCACAAGCGCAGCGACATTCGCCCGTCGAAGCTCAGCAAACCGCGTCAGCAGCTCATCCACGCTCGTGCCCTGGCTCTCGGCGGCGTGCGGCGTGCGGTCGAAGGGCGGGAACGGTCGCTGCTCACCTGCCAGAATGTGCCGCGCCCGCACGATCCAATTGGTGCGCTCCCCAACGATCAGGTGCGCAATGACGTCGTATGGCGACCACGTGCCGTCGCCTTCCGTCGCCCGCACCCACCGTTCAGGCACAGCCTCGATCAATGCACGCAGGCGTGCAGGCGTTCGATCGAGCATCGCCACCGTCTCGTCCAACCGGAATCCATCATCTTGCATCACGACGATCCTCCTTGCATACGATTCCGAAGCGCTGATGTCCTCGCGACGGGCCATCGGAGCGGCCTCGTGGCGGGCTTCAGCCCCGCCCAGAGGCCAGTATAGCTGACCACGGGCTAGACGACCACACACCCGGCTTGCGCAGCATCGGCGGAGGACGCGCGTCGGGTGCGGATGCCCGTCGTTGGACGCTGCTCTCAGGCTGCCGGTGCGTATTCCACACACCTCTGATAGAATACGTACGGGTCAACGAATATTGCTGCGTCATCGCTCGGAAGCGCCATCGTGGTTGTCCGCTCACCGCGCATCATTCCTCAGGCATGGGCATCGCAGCAAAGGAGGACCTGATGAAGCCGGAGGATCGCCGATCCCACAACCCACCGTATGCGCGGCTCATACCGCTCATGCTTCCGGTGGCGAATCCCCTGTTTCGACCGCTGCGCCTGCGCGCGGTTCAACGCCTCGCGCTGCACCCCGGCGCGCATGTCCTCGATGTCGGGTGTGGAGCCGGAAGCAGCTTTTCCTACCTGCGTGCCGCCGTGGGGCCAGATGGCCGCGTCGTTGGCGTGGACATCAGTCCGTATCTGGCGGCCAAAGCACGCCAGGTGATCGACCGCCAGGGATGGCACAATGTGCAGGTGATCGTCGCGGCAGCCGATGCCGTGCAGGTGGTCGATCGATTCGATGGCGTGCTGCTGTTTGCGGCGCATGAGGTCCTCACCGCGCCCGCCGCCCTCGACAACCTCCTGGCGCAAGTGAACGACCACGCGCGCGTGGTCGCCTTCGGCGCGAAGCAGGTGCCGACCCTGCCGGGCGCGCT harbors:
- a CDS encoding HAMP domain-containing protein, with the translated sequence MPRSLTSKVTFGFGLFLALTTIAAAFTIIGTIQSRRASTHLVDYTLQHYTESDHFAASLNTALGESDAFMEEREGDDLEEAQAAMQVAATHLAALDRLTDASSRNADEQDYRRLQQRRVTLMERAQQQLAALAALPPNPDVAAPDDIEEALDTLMTEADALQTATDAVLARDITATKSLIDGRSQWNLITTSVLYALLILLSIIALMLLRRVIVRPINELARVAQRIAEGRDDCSVDITSRDEIGKLQQVFNQMAATVRQQTDALQHQVAVAEAARLEVERAHMESTAHITRIEEQQTIIRNLSVPILPLSRDMLVMPLVGEMNEERVSLMQSQALGTLEQTGARLLLLDITGVPRIDNMVAAGLVRIAQAARLLGTEVILVGITPHVAQTLANLDLSLAGIRTLSTLESGIAHVLNNTVPPGTPRAMTRLPGQPG
- a CDS encoding RIO1 family regulatory kinase/ATPase; translation: MSTNDETYLDDLEFYEEQLSRSQRDRKVAKRKQSARPASAAEVGGSAEAGSLTMTYVPARFEAEWLRASLASFYTDELISDVLASVKGGKEASVYRCQAQPHTGELLAAKVYRPRQFRNLRNDKLYRDGRTIRTPDGRPVKSTDDRLMRALGKKTAFGKQVSHTSWLMHEFTTLERLHQLGAAVPRPVAANDNALLMSYHGDASTAAPTMNGVRLAAREAQRLFEEVLRNIELMLAQGLIHGDLSAYNILYWEGKLTIIDFPQITYAATNRNAREIFDRDVTRVCEYFIAQGVRAQPEQIAADLWERYVEISPDESLSAAPM
- a CDS encoding PASTA domain-containing protein translates to MEQALRSARSQVVGRSFTRVRDSVQITSDTALAICTVVYLLAMLVVVAWQLFDTWIGAYSLPAWLGYDRARMDTPSFRLIAYTVIGGALGSLVNGIRSFLIHHHAFAGRYVWKYITAPWMGAALALLVYALIHSSTAVFAGNGETSSGSTQALANFAAGALAGYGAKDVFIWLDAQVQKLFKVEQPTPDVQGQAPATAAATLHTHDQAVGNVSTVAPHTGTQPGTVVAQTPPPGTPIPRGEEVNLTVTGDAPGHDTPSEA
- the treS gene encoding maltose alpha-D-glucosyltransferase yields the protein MSQRVARSTRNQDPVWYKDAIIYELHVRAFADSNDDGIGDFCGLTSKLDYLQDLGVTALWLLPFYPSPLQDDGYDIADYTDVHPSYGTLRDFKAFLKAAHARGLKVITELVLNHTSAQHPWFQRARRARPGSPWRDFYVWSDTPERYRDARIIFQDFEGSNWTWDPVANAYYWHRFYAHQPDLNYANPRVRAAIRRVVDFWLRLGVDGLRLDAVPYLFEREGTTGENLPETHAALRRLRRHIDEHFPARMLLAEANQWPEDAVAYFGQGDECHMAFHFPLMPRLFMAIRREDRFPILDILAQTPPIPDTAQWALFLRNHDELTLEMVTDTERVYMYRTYARDEAARINLGIRRRLAPLLHNNRRKIELLHGLLCSLPGTPVLYYGDEIGMGDNVFLGDRNGVRTPMQWSADRNAGFSRANPQQLYLPLIVDHEYHHETIHVEAQQSNPSSLLSWMKRLLALRKRYPVFGRGQITFLRPDNRKVLAFLRHDEQTAILVVANLSRFLQHVELDLAAFADRCPVELFGRTTFPALGEQPYPLTLAPHAFCWFALEPQPAARPATAEDEEIPTITWDGAWEDLVRGDGRTALEDVLPAYLVARNWFFGKHRTILGTSVQERIPIPVGDRKAYLTIVRVQYADDESQTYLVPLACLSGGEARRLVSRSAHAVVARLRDTSGGDQGVLYDAMWDEAFAAALLDTVVHGRHYQGLTGTTTVTPRPKLRRRRRATTTGPSITTLHATHNNTAIVYGDELILKLIRCLDDGVNPELEIGAFLTEHRFPHSPAMLGALAYHQNQHEPTTLAILQPFIPNHGELWETMQTQLREYLGRAAHRSSVADDGPVTAAALLALADQQPPTDVRELIGPFLDRVRLLGQRTAELHLALASDPEDADFAPQPFTPLYQRALYQSFRSVVSEVFDDLRRRQPDLPTSLHTDIRALLDGEQRLLERLKAVTARKIDAVRIRCHGDYHLGQVLDTGDDVVIFDFEGESRRPVLERRLKRAAFEDLAGMLRSLYAATTTGLEHKRERARGQSQQARLDGQARCWVRWVSAAFLQGYLHSAGAAPFVPQARADQILLLDGLLIEKALDALARTLDEHPERVPGALQQLRAVLGTEIDQAALRDPSHDATVA
- a CDS encoding potassium channel family protein; its protein translation is MRATRREQAAALIARSRKKVSEEERVEVLDQLIDVYGTLGPDDTDQARSVRRSFLLTLEDTPQIIQQERFSRFLAERIEPEDFAEFRWQSADAVIEYCDLLYSFRFQSDAMAEHVQSLERNLLRYALQQYEQQQAYEKMFQLLKLAPTLPALTDVELQRLRNRAYLYEMRRVRRWRRTLIAYLLLQVILIVVVFPLLFVWAESGVIQQQIESAASATLPDEAQRSFSYWDGLYWALITAASIGYGDVTPLTTLGRVLASALGVMGVVTIGVIAGLILNWLSPRRID